The sequence AATACCCCCAAAAAGACCTCGGGGCAGGCAGGCAAGATTTTCCTGACCCTGCTGACCTATGTGCTGGCCTTTATCTTCTTTTTCCCGGTGCTCTGGATGCTGATGACGGCTTTCAAGACCGAGGCGCAGGCCGCCGCCATTCCGCCCGTCTTCGCGTTTTCACCGATTCTGCATAACTTCAGTGTGGCCCTCCAGACCTACGGCCCTGCCCTGGCGAACTCGCTGATCGCGGCGCTGGGCAGTACGCTGCTGGCGTTTCTGCTGGGTCTGCCCGCTGCCTTCGCGCTGGCGGTCTATCCCACCAAGCGGGCTCAGGGCGTGCTGTCCTGGATTCTGAGCACCAAATTCATGCCCGCCGTGGGTGTGATCGTGCCGCTGTACCTGCTGTTCTCACGGGTGCACCTCCTCGACACCCTGCCCGGCCTGATCATCATGTACACCACCATGAATCTGCCGCTGGTGATCTGGATGATGCACAGTTACATGACCGAAATTCCCTTTGCCATTTTCGAGGCAGCCAAAGTGGACGGTGCACCGATCTGGTGGGAATTCCTGGGGATGGCGCTGCCGCTGTCGCTGCCGGGCGTTTCGGCCACCGCACTGCTGGCGATTATCTTTGCCTGGAACGAATCGTTTTTCGCGCTGAACCTGACCACCAGCAATGCCACGCCCCTGAGTATTTTCGTCAAGTCGTTTCAGGCAGGCGAGAGTCAGTTCTGGGCGCAGATCAGCGCCGCTGCCGTGCTGACGGTGTTCCCGGTGATGCTGTTCGGCTGGATCGCCCAGCGCCAGCTCGTGCGCGGCCTGAGCTTCGGAGCGGTCAAGTAATGCTCATCAGCCGTCTCTAGGGCCGCGTCTGCGCCGTTCCTGTCTCAGATTCGCTGGACAGCAAGGCCGGGCCGACCCCGTGAGCGGCGATGACAGGCTCTGGAACGCTCTGCGCTTCAGAGCCTGATTCCTTCAGGACGCTGTTGGCTCTCTGATCTGTGCGTCGGCCCGGCCTGGTGCCTGCTGCCGCTCTGAGCACGCTGTTCGTCTTCCTGATGTCGGGTTCTTCGGAGGACTCCCGTATGGTCAAACTCAATCGTTCTGCCCTCTCCGTTCTTGGTGATTCTGTCGCCGTCCCGCAGTATCAGCCGCAGCATCTCACGTCCAATATCGTCCATTTCGGTGTCGGTGGCTTTCACCGCTCACACGAGGCCATGTATCTCGACCGACTGCTGAATGCCGGGCAGGGCGGCAGCGAGTGGGCGATCTGCGGCGTGGGCGTGTTGCCTTCCGATGTCCAGATGCGCGACGTGTTCGCCGCTCAGGACAATCTGTATACCCTGGTCACCAAGTCGCCGGAGGGCGACACGCAGGCCCGCGTCATCGGGGCAGTCAACGCCTTTCTGTTCGCTCCCGAGGACCCCGAAGCGGTGATCGAGAAACTCGCTGACCCAGCCACCCGCATCGTGTCGCTGACCGTGACCGAGGGCGGCTACAGCGTCAGCAACACCACCGGTGAATTCGACGCCTCCAGCCCTGACCTTCAGCACGAACCTGGCGGCGGGCGCGGTACCCAGAACGGTGTTCGGCTTCGTCACCGAGGGGCTTCGGCGGCGGCGGGAACGCGGCCTTGCACCGTTCACGGTCATGTCGTGCGACAACATGCAGGGAAACGGGCACGTAGCACAGCACGCCTTTACCGCCTTCGCCCGGCTGAAAGAACCCGGACCTGGGCGAGTGGGTGGCAAAGGAAGTCGCGTTTCCCAACTCGATGGTCGACCGCATTACGCCCGTCACCACCGCTGCCATGCGGGCCGAACTCACCCAGACGTTCGGCATCGAGGATGCCTGGCCGGTGGTGGCCGAGAGTTTCGCGCAGTGGGTCCTGGAAGACCGCTTCACGCTCGGTCGGCCCGCGCTGGATACGGTGGGCGTCCAGCTGGTCAGCGACGTGGAGCCGTATGAGCTGATGAAACTGCGGCTGCTGAACGCCTCGCACCAGGCCATGAGCTATCTGGGGCTGCTGGCCGGGTTCGGGTACGTGCATGAACTGTGCCAGCATCCCCTGTTCGTGCAGTTCCTGCTGGACTATATGGAGCGCGAGGCCACCCCGACGCTGCGGCCCGTGCCGGGCATCGACCTGAACGCTTACCGCCACCAGCTGATCGAACGCTTCGCCAGCACCGCCATTCAGGACACCCTGGCCCGGCAGATCGTGGACAGCTCGGAGCGCATGCCCAAATTCCTGCTGCCGGTGGTGCGCGAGCAGCTCGAAGCGGGCGGCGAGATCGCCCATGCGGCGCTGGTGATCGCGGCCTGGAGCATGTATCTGGAAGCGGTGAACGAGGGCGGGCGCTTTCCGGCGCTGATCGACCAGAGGGCCGCACAGCTGGCTCAGGCGGTGCGCGGGGAGGCTGAACATCCGGGCGCATTTCTGGAACTGACCGAGGTCTTCGGTGATCTGGGCCGAAACGAGCGCTTCCGGGCGGCCTATCTGGCAGCGCGTGAGGAACTTCGTCGTCAGGGACCGCTGGGCGCGTTGCAGTCGCTGAACGAGCAGCAGACGCCCGCCCCGGTGCCTCACCACCACTGATCCACAGCGCCGTGTTGACTCTCTCCG is a genomic window of Deinococcus sp. KNUC1210 containing:
- a CDS encoding carbohydrate ABC transporter permease, yielding MTTVGTTNSQAPVTTANTPKKTSGQAGKIFLTLLTYVLAFIFFFPVLWMLMTAFKTEAQAAAIPPVFAFSPILHNFSVALQTYGPALANSLIAALGSTLLAFLLGLPAAFALAVYPTKRAQGVLSWILSTKFMPAVGVIVPLYLLFSRVHLLDTLPGLIIMYTTMNLPLVIWMMHSYMTEIPFAIFEAAKVDGAPIWWEFLGMALPLSLPGVSATALLAIIFAWNESFFALNLTTSNATPLSIFVKSFQAGESQFWAQISAAAVLTVFPVMLFGWIAQRQLVRGLSFGAVK